One Halolamina litorea genomic window carries:
- a CDS encoding aldo/keto reductase, which yields MATHDATWRYRDRFGDRYGRTYFRRFGPGVVSSIGAGSYRGDPTAAVDERHHDALVTALQNGCNVVDTAPDYRCGRAEGVVGDALAAADTDRESVLLSTKGGFVPFDGERPTDPAAYVREQFVEPGIVDPADLARGSHAISPSFLDAMLDRSLDALGVDAVDCYYVHNPETQLSARPREDVYDHLRAAFEHLEREIDAGRIGRYGVASWDAFRVSADHEQYLSLARVLDCARAAAEAVGHDADDHGFEALQLPFNVHMADAFTVDNHEDPESGEAVSALEFAHRERLSVVASSALMGGELVDGLPADVAAELAGDSPAQRAINFARSAPAVVSALVGMGRPSHVREDLAAGTFDPLGASAFDAVFE from the coding sequence ATGGCGACCCACGACGCGACGTGGCGCTACCGCGACCGGTTCGGGGACCGCTACGGCCGCACCTACTTCCGCCGCTTCGGCCCGGGCGTCGTCTCCTCGATCGGTGCCGGCAGCTACCGCGGCGACCCGACCGCCGCCGTCGACGAGCGCCACCACGACGCGCTCGTCACCGCATTGCAGAACGGCTGTAACGTCGTCGATACCGCGCCCGACTACCGCTGTGGCCGCGCCGAGGGCGTCGTCGGTGACGCGCTCGCCGCCGCCGACACCGACCGCGAGTCGGTCCTTCTGTCGACGAAGGGCGGCTTCGTCCCCTTCGACGGCGAGCGCCCGACGGACCCTGCGGCGTACGTCCGGGAACAGTTCGTCGAGCCGGGAATCGTCGACCCTGCCGACCTCGCGCGCGGCAGCCACGCGATCAGCCCCTCGTTCCTCGACGCGATGCTCGACCGCTCGCTCGACGCGCTGGGCGTCGATGCGGTGGACTGTTACTACGTCCACAACCCCGAGACTCAGCTGTCGGCGCGCCCACGTGAGGACGTGTACGACCACCTGCGAGCGGCGTTCGAGCACCTCGAACGGGAAATCGACGCGGGTCGGATCGGCCGCTACGGCGTGGCGTCGTGGGATGCGTTCCGCGTGTCCGCCGACCACGAGCAGTACCTCTCGCTCGCCCGCGTGCTCGACTGTGCCCGGGCGGCCGCCGAGGCGGTCGGGCACGACGCCGACGACCACGGGTTCGAGGCGCTCCAACTGCCGTTCAACGTCCACATGGCCGACGCGTTCACCGTCGACAACCACGAGGACCCAGAGAGCGGCGAGGCCGTCAGCGCGCTGGAGTTCGCCCACCGCGAGCGACTCTCGGTGGTCGCCAGTTCGGCGCTCATGGGCGGGGAGTTGGTCGACGGCCTCCCCGCGGACGTCGCCGCGGAGTTGGCCGGCGACAGCCCGGCCCAGCGAGCGATCAACTTCGCGCGCTCGGCGCCGGCGGTGGTGTCGGCGCTCGTCGGGATGGGTCGCCCGAGCCACGTCCGGGAGGACCTCGCCGCCGGCACGTTCGACCCGTTGGGGGCGTCGGCGTTCGACGCGGTGTTCGAGTAA
- the ppsA gene encoding pyruvate, water dikinase, translating to MGVLWLDDVRAADLETVGGKGASLGELTGAGLPVPPGFVVSAGTYRAFIEEAGIDEELFAAMDVDPEDSEALKAASDKAHELILDTPFPEEVREEILAAYEQLGENAFVAVRSSATAEDLPDASFAGQQETYLNVQRDNLLQRVKECWASLFSQRAIYYRERKDFPHDAVDIAVVVQEMVDAEKSGVMFTSHPSTGEPRIIIEAAWGLGEAVVSGTVSPDNYVYDRKSEAVEEVTVADKKVKMIKDPETGETVEKSVPPGRRNARVLSDDEIEELVTLGERVEDHYGQPQDVEWAIVDGEVFMLQSRPITTIDDEDAELEEERETAENGADGEVLIRGLGASPGVVSGEVRVVTELDQLDKVGDGDILVTEMTMPDMVPAMKRAAGIVTDEGGMTSHAAIVSRELGVPAVVGTGSGSRELVDDQVVTIDGDRGTVIEGRTEPAEPDHEPVEEVRPKTPVKPMTATEVKVNVSIPEAAERAAATGADGVGLLRMEHMVLTLGKTPERYIEEEGGEAYEQQLVDGIQGVAEEFYPRPVRVRTLDAPTDEFRSMEGGEDEPNEHNPMLGWRGIRRSLAKPGVFKHELAAFRKLYDMGYDNVELMLPLVNDAEDVIQAKKLMEDAGIDTEKRNWGVMIETPASALMVEEMAEQGIDFASFGTNDLTQYTLAVDRNNEHVAGRFDELHPAVLELIADTIQTCREYDVDTSICGQAGSKPEMVNFLVEEGISSISANIDAVRDVQHEVKRVEQQLLLDSVR from the coding sequence ATGGGAGTACTCTGGCTCGACGACGTTCGCGCCGCAGACCTGGAGACTGTCGGCGGGAAGGGCGCCTCCCTCGGTGAACTCACCGGGGCGGGGCTGCCCGTGCCGCCGGGATTCGTGGTCTCGGCGGGAACGTATCGGGCGTTCATCGAGGAGGCTGGCATCGACGAGGAACTGTTCGCGGCGATGGATGTGGACCCGGAGGACTCCGAGGCGCTGAAGGCGGCCTCCGACAAAGCACACGAACTGATTCTGGACACCCCGTTCCCCGAGGAAGTGCGTGAGGAGATCCTCGCGGCCTACGAGCAACTGGGCGAGAACGCGTTCGTCGCCGTCCGGTCGTCGGCGACCGCGGAGGACCTGCCCGACGCCTCGTTCGCGGGCCAGCAGGAGACGTATCTCAACGTCCAACGCGACAACCTGCTGCAGCGTGTCAAGGAGTGCTGGGCGTCCCTGTTCTCCCAGCGCGCGATCTACTACCGCGAGCGCAAGGACTTCCCGCACGACGCCGTCGACATCGCCGTCGTCGTCCAGGAGATGGTCGACGCCGAGAAGTCCGGCGTGATGTTCACGTCCCACCCCTCCACGGGCGAGCCCCGGATCATCATCGAGGCCGCGTGGGGGCTTGGCGAGGCGGTCGTCTCGGGGACGGTCTCCCCGGACAACTACGTCTACGACCGGAAGAGCGAGGCCGTGGAGGAGGTCACGGTCGCCGACAAGAAGGTCAAGATGATCAAGGACCCCGAGACCGGCGAGACCGTCGAGAAGTCGGTCCCGCCGGGCCGGCGAAACGCCCGCGTGCTCTCGGACGACGAGATCGAGGAACTGGTCACGCTCGGCGAGCGCGTCGAGGACCACTACGGCCAGCCACAGGACGTGGAGTGGGCCATCGTCGACGGCGAGGTGTTCATGCTGCAGTCCCGACCGATCACCACCATCGACGACGAGGACGCCGAACTCGAAGAGGAGCGCGAGACCGCCGAGAACGGCGCCGACGGCGAGGTGCTGATTCGCGGCCTCGGCGCGTCGCCGGGCGTCGTCTCGGGCGAGGTCCGTGTGGTCACCGAACTCGACCAACTGGACAAGGTCGGTGACGGCGACATCCTCGTCACCGAGATGACGATGCCGGACATGGTGCCCGCGATGAAGCGGGCGGCCGGGATCGTCACTGACGAGGGCGGCATGACCAGTCACGCCGCCATCGTCTCCCGCGAACTCGGCGTGCCCGCCGTCGTCGGCACCGGCAGCGGCTCCCGCGAACTCGTCGACGACCAGGTCGTCACCATCGACGGCGACCGCGGCACCGTCATCGAGGGGCGTACGGAGCCGGCCGAACCGGACCACGAACCCGTCGAGGAGGTCCGCCCGAAGACGCCCGTCAAACCCATGACCGCAACCGAAGTGAAAGTCAACGTCTCGATCCCGGAAGCGGCCGAACGCGCGGCCGCGACCGGCGCCGACGGCGTCGGCCTGCTCCGCATGGAGCACATGGTCCTCACGCTCGGTAAGACCCCCGAACGCTACATCGAGGAGGAGGGCGGCGAGGCCTACGAGCAGCAGTTGGTCGACGGCATCCAGGGCGTCGCCGAGGAGTTCTACCCCCGGCCCGTGCGGGTCCGCACCCTCGACGCCCCGACCGACGAGTTCCGCTCGATGGAGGGCGGCGAGGACGAACCCAACGAGCACAACCCCATGCTCGGCTGGCGCGGCATCCGCCGCAGCCTCGCTAAGCCCGGCGTGTTTAAGCACGAACTCGCGGCGTTCCGTAAGCTGTACGACATGGGCTACGACAACGTCGAGCTCATGCTGCCGCTGGTCAACGACGCCGAGGACGTCATTCAGGCCAAGAAGCTGATGGAGGACGCCGGCATCGACACCGAGAAGCGCAACTGGGGCGTGATGATCGAAACCCCCGCCAGCGCGCTGATGGTCGAGGAGATGGCCGAGCAGGGCATCGACTTCGCCTCCTTCGGCACGAACGACCTGACCCAGTACACGCTGGCGGTCGACCGGAACAACGAGCACGTCGCCGGGCGGTTCGACGAACTCCACCCCGCCGTGCTCGAACTCATCGCCGACACCATCCAGACCTGCCGTGAGTACGACGTCGATACGTCCATCTGCGGGCAGGCGGGCTCCAAGCCCGAGATGGTGAACTTCCTCGTCGAGGAGGGTATCTCCAGCATCTCCGCGAACATCGACGCCGTCCGCGATGTCCAACACGAGGTCAAGCGCGTCGAGCAGCAGTTGCTCCTCGACTCGGTCCGCTAG
- a CDS encoding putative quinol monooxygenase produces the protein MIHVHATFPIDPEKRAEALENAAELVEASRAEAGVLEYDAATDVLEPNTLRFTELYEDEDAFGAHSESEHFEAFEAELPDLLAGEPDVVRYDVSERTELDV, from the coding sequence ATGATCCACGTCCACGCGACGTTCCCGATCGACCCCGAGAAGCGTGCGGAAGCACTCGAGAACGCGGCCGAACTGGTCGAGGCCTCCCGCGCGGAGGCGGGCGTCCTCGAATACGACGCCGCCACCGACGTGCTGGAGCCGAACACGCTGCGTTTCACCGAACTGTACGAGGACGAGGACGCCTTCGGCGCCCACAGCGAGAGCGAGCACTTCGAGGCGTTCGAGGCGGAACTGCCCGACCTGCTGGCGGGTGAGCCGGACGTCGTGCGCTACGACGTGAGCGAGCGCACCGAACTGGACGTCTGA
- the nikR gene encoding nickel-responsive transcriptional regulator NikR, whose translation MTVVSVSMPEELLERIDSFSEEHGYTGRSEVVREAARNLLGEFEDRRLEDRDLMAVVTVLFDHETTSVEERMMQLRHEHEGLVDSNFHSHVGEHHCMELFVLEGSLAEISTFVGKIRATRDTLTVDYSVTPIDGFDPTSGLGPLTSHAGDDVTDGGTDGAEDADTDDHGHDH comes from the coding sequence ATGACCGTCGTCAGCGTCTCGATGCCCGAGGAACTGCTCGAACGGATCGACAGCTTCTCCGAGGAACACGGCTACACCGGCCGGAGCGAGGTCGTCCGCGAGGCCGCCCGGAACCTGCTCGGGGAGTTCGAGGACCGCCGACTGGAGGACCGCGACCTCATGGCCGTCGTCACCGTGCTCTTCGACCACGAGACCACCAGCGTCGAGGAGCGGATGATGCAACTACGCCACGAACACGAGGGGCTGGTCGACTCGAACTTCCACTCCCACGTCGGCGAACACCACTGCATGGAACTGTTCGTGTTAGAGGGCTCGCTGGCCGAGATTTCGACGTTCGTCGGCAAGATCCGCGCCACCCGGGACACGCTCACCGTCGACTACTCCGTCACGCCGATCGACGGCTTCGACCCCACCTCGGGGCTCGGCCCGCTCACCAGCCACGCCGGCGACGATGTCACGGACGGGGGCACCGACGGCGCCGAGGACGCCGACACGGACGACCACGGCCACGACCACTGA
- a CDS encoding amidohydrolase family protein → MDTLVRNATLLTMRGDRLGIVDDGAVGIDGDRISYVGPAAEAPEPGDAGTVDAEGGVVMPGLVNAHTHMSHTLLRGAAQDVPEIEWMNRALGPLSAAADEGDRIAGARLGAMEAVRAGATTVCEYAGDVGTLAEEVYQPLGVGVVAVETINEVPDERGDLGPRELYPFDREQGERALARADRLFESFADDPLVTPAYGPQALDMVSPELLDAVHQHARERDAKLHLHTAQGEREAIQVEERYGADASTVSVLSDLGVVDDALVAVHCHGASPEERRHLAESGASMLGCPSSIAAIDGIVPPVAEFREYGAAVGIGTDQAPGPGHHSMFREARTAATLSKVEHTDPTALTAPEALRLATVGGAEALGIADEVGTLAPGTRADLLVVETDQLSTAPAVDSPLHTAVPNLVYSTTGREIRDVFVAGESVVREGTFVDADPAAAVEEATERAAALYERASDDWRAAGSALVTAVDEGWL, encoded by the coding sequence ATGGACACGCTCGTCAGGAACGCCACGCTGCTCACGATGCGTGGGGACCGACTCGGAATCGTCGACGACGGTGCTGTCGGCATCGACGGCGACCGGATCAGCTACGTCGGCCCCGCCGCCGAGGCACCGGAACCGGGTGACGCGGGCACCGTCGACGCCGAGGGCGGCGTCGTCATGCCGGGGTTGGTGAACGCCCACACCCACATGTCCCACACGCTGCTGCGCGGCGCCGCACAGGACGTGCCCGAGATCGAGTGGATGAACCGCGCGCTCGGGCCGCTCTCTGCGGCCGCCGACGAGGGCGACCGGATCGCGGGCGCCCGACTCGGCGCGATGGAGGCCGTCCGCGCCGGCGCGACGACGGTTTGTGAGTACGCCGGCGACGTGGGGACACTCGCCGAGGAGGTGTACCAGCCCCTCGGCGTCGGCGTCGTCGCCGTCGAGACGATCAACGAGGTCCCCGACGAGCGCGGCGACCTCGGGCCCAGAGAGCTCTACCCCTTCGACCGCGAGCAGGGCGAGCGGGCGCTTGCCCGCGCGGATCGGTTGTTCGAGTCCTTCGCGGACGACCCGCTCGTCACGCCCGCCTACGGGCCACAGGCGCTGGATATGGTCTCGCCCGAACTCCTCGACGCGGTCCACCAACACGCGCGTGAGCGCGACGCGAAGCTCCACCTCCACACCGCACAGGGCGAGCGGGAGGCCATCCAGGTCGAGGAACGCTACGGCGCGGACGCTTCGACGGTCTCGGTGCTCTCCGACCTCGGGGTCGTCGACGACGCGCTCGTCGCGGTCCACTGCCACGGCGCCAGCCCCGAGGAGCGCCGCCACCTCGCCGAGAGCGGGGCGTCGATGCTCGGCTGTCCCTCCTCGATCGCGGCCATCGACGGGATCGTCCCCCCGGTCGCGGAGTTCCGGGAGTACGGCGCCGCCGTCGGCATCGGCACCGACCAAGCACCCGGCCCGGGCCACCACTCGATGTTCCGCGAGGCCCGGACTGCGGCAACGCTCTCGAAGGTTGAACACACGGATCCGACGGCGCTGACGGCGCCCGAGGCGCTGCGGCTGGCGACTGTCGGCGGCGCCGAGGCGCTGGGTATCGCCGACGAGGTGGGGACGCTTGCGCCGGGCACGCGAGCGGATCTGCTCGTCGTCGAAACCGACCAGCTCTCGACGGCGCCGGCCGTCGACTCGCCGCTCCACACCGCGGTGCCGAACCTCGTCTACTCGACGACGGGACGGGAGATCAGGGACGTGTTCGTGGCCGGGGAGTCGGTGGTCCGGGAGGGGACGTTCGTCGACGCCGACCCCGCGGCGGCCGTCGAGGAGGCGACCGAACGCGCAGCGGCGCTGTACGAACGGGCCAGCGACGACTGGCGCGCCGCGGGGTCGGCGCTCGTCACGGCGGTCGACGAGGGCTGGCTCTAG
- a CDS encoding DsbA family oxidoreductase: MTDSDGVVETDDVFDAGGDDADEVVVFSDYVCPFCHLGRASLEQYREGREAPLDVEWHPFDLRGYRRDENREIEAEADDGKDEEYFDRVRENVERLSEKYGVDTDIDAVPDTDSWDAQQAAFYVREEHPERFAAFDDALFEAFWDDHRDIGDLDVIADVAESVGLDGAEIREAAIDEEWADRLEAQFQEARDRGVTGVPTFAADGHAARGAVPPEQLERLIEG; this comes from the coding sequence ATGACTGACTCCGACGGCGTCGTCGAGACCGACGACGTCTTCGACGCCGGAGGCGACGACGCCGACGAAGTGGTGGTGTTCTCGGACTACGTCTGCCCGTTCTGTCACCTCGGGCGTGCCTCCCTCGAACAGTACCGCGAGGGCCGCGAGGCGCCCCTCGACGTCGAGTGGCATCCCTTCGACCTCCGTGGCTACCGCCGCGACGAGAACCGCGAGATCGAAGCGGAGGCCGACGACGGGAAAGACGAGGAGTACTTCGACCGCGTCCGGGAAAACGTCGAGCGCCTCAGCGAGAAGTACGGCGTCGACACCGACATCGACGCGGTGCCCGACACCGACTCGTGGGACGCCCAGCAGGCCGCCTTCTACGTGCGCGAGGAGCACCCCGAGCGGTTCGCGGCGTTCGACGACGCGCTGTTCGAGGCGTTCTGGGACGACCACCGCGATATCGGCGACCTCGACGTGATCGCCGACGTGGCCGAGTCGGTCGGCCTCGACGGCGCGGAGATCCGGGAGGCCGCCATCGACGAGGAGTGGGCCGACCGCCTCGAAGCGCAGTTCCAGGAGGCTCGCGACCGCGGCGTGACCGGCGTGCCGACGTTCGCCGCCGACGGGCACGCGGCCCGCGGTGCGGTGCCGCCCGAGCAGCTCGAACGGCTGATCGAGGGCTGA
- the mutS gene encoding DNA mismatch repair protein MutS, which yields MSQGIVGEFLSLKSETDADLLMMQCGDFYELFADDAETVADELDLTVSQKSSHGSSYPMAGVPLSELTPYLTALVERGYRVAVADQFDADDGSKYREITRLASPGTLVETTDDDAQYLAAVVEGDTGEYGLAFADITTGRFLVTAVDDADAASAELYRFAPSELLPGPAVRNDDALLSRLGERLDATHTLRPSDEFGPGRARHRVRDRFGESTLESVGLDSDSPAVQAAGAVLAYVEETGLGVDAAMSRLQHYRPDDHLDLDATTQRNLELVETMQGGSDGSLFDTVDATVSSPGRRLLREWLTRPRRDRELLTRRHDAVEALASAALAREALRDCLDDAYDLERLASRAASGSADAGDLRSVQDTLGVLPALADAIDGTPLSNSPLPAVLEKPDRGAAAALREELATALRPDPPKTVTQGGIFREGYDEELDELIERHEELEQFLDTLADREKQQHGLSHVTVDRNKTDGYYIQVGKSVADQVPEHYREVKTLKNSKRFVTEELEEKEREIMRVEEARGELEYELFEDLRERVADHAELLQDAGRAIAEVDALASLADHAARNDWTRPELTDGDALRVEAGRHPVVETTTEFVPNDLHLDRDRRFLIVTGPNMSGKSTYMRQAALITLLAQAGSFVPARSAEVGLVDGIYTRVGALDELAQGRSTFMVEMQELSNILHSATEDSLVILDEVGRGTATYDGISIAWAATEYLHRGNDPRTEGTPAGPKVLFATHYHELTALGDHLDGVANVHVDAKKQGDDVTFLRTVKEGAADRSYGINVAELAGVPSPVTDRADEILDRLQQDKAIDVKSGDSGSRQVVFDLEQAEIQNEAPPSGEQAGATQADGDDRLTEAERDAVRELREMDVNSTPPIELSQRLQELQQRLKED from the coding sequence ATGTCGCAGGGTATCGTCGGGGAGTTCCTCTCCCTCAAATCCGAGACCGACGCGGATCTCCTGATGATGCAGTGTGGGGACTTCTACGAACTGTTCGCCGACGACGCCGAGACCGTCGCCGACGAACTCGACCTCACCGTCTCCCAGAAGTCCTCCCACGGCTCCTCCTACCCGATGGCGGGCGTCCCGCTCTCGGAGCTCACCCCCTACCTGACCGCGCTGGTCGAGCGCGGCTACCGCGTCGCCGTCGCCGACCAGTTCGACGCCGACGACGGCTCGAAGTACCGCGAGATCACCCGCCTCGCGTCCCCCGGAACCCTCGTCGAGACCACCGACGACGACGCTCAGTACCTCGCCGCAGTTGTCGAGGGTGACACCGGCGAGTACGGCCTCGCGTTCGCCGACATCACCACGGGCCGCTTCCTCGTCACGGCCGTCGACGACGCCGACGCCGCGAGCGCCGAACTCTACCGCTTCGCCCCCTCCGAACTGCTTCCCGGTCCCGCCGTTCGTAACGACGACGCCCTCCTCAGCCGACTCGGCGAGCGCCTCGACGCCACCCACACGCTCCGGCCGAGCGACGAGTTCGGGCCCGGCCGCGCGCGCCATCGCGTTCGTGACCGGTTCGGCGAGTCCACGCTGGAGAGCGTCGGCCTCGACAGCGACTCCCCCGCAGTTCAAGCCGCCGGCGCCGTCCTCGCGTACGTCGAGGAGACCGGCCTCGGCGTCGACGCGGCGATGAGCCGACTCCAGCACTACCGCCCGGACGACCACCTCGATCTGGACGCGACAACCCAGCGCAACCTCGAACTGGTCGAGACGATGCAGGGGGGCAGCGACGGCTCGCTGTTCGACACCGTCGACGCCACCGTCTCCTCGCCCGGCCGACGGCTGCTCCGGGAGTGGCTCACTCGGCCGCGCCGCGACCGCGAACTCCTGACTCGCCGCCACGACGCCGTCGAGGCGCTCGCCAGCGCCGCGCTGGCCCGGGAAGCGCTGCGGGACTGTCTCGACGACGCCTACGACCTCGAGCGGCTGGCCTCCCGCGCCGCCTCCGGGTCGGCCGACGCCGGCGACCTACGCTCGGTGCAGGACACTCTCGGCGTGCTCCCGGCGCTCGCCGACGCCATCGACGGCACGCCGCTCTCGAACTCCCCGCTCCCCGCGGTGCTCGAAAAGCCCGACCGGGGCGCTGCCGCGGCGCTCCGTGAGGAACTCGCGACGGCGCTCCGGCCCGACCCGCCGAAGACGGTCACACAGGGGGGCATCTTCCGGGAGGGCTACGACGAGGAACTGGACGAACTGATCGAACGCCACGAGGAACTCGAACAGTTCCTCGACACGCTCGCGGATCGGGAGAAGCAGCAACACGGCCTCTCCCACGTCACCGTCGACCGGAACAAGACCGACGGCTACTACATCCAGGTCGGCAAGAGCGTCGCCGACCAAGTGCCCGAACACTACCGCGAGGTGAAGACGCTCAAGAACTCCAAACGGTTCGTCACCGAGGAACTGGAGGAGAAGGAACGCGAGATCATGCGAGTCGAGGAGGCCCGCGGGGAACTGGAGTACGAACTGTTCGAGGACCTCCGCGAGCGCGTCGCCGACCACGCCGAACTCCTGCAGGACGCCGGCCGCGCCATCGCCGAGGTGGACGCGCTGGCCTCGCTGGCGGATCACGCCGCCCGGAACGACTGGACACGCCCCGAACTCACCGACGGCGACGCGCTGCGCGTCGAAGCCGGCCGGCACCCCGTCGTCGAGACCACCACGGAGTTCGTCCCGAACGACCTCCACCTCGACCGCGACCGGCGGTTCCTGATCGTCACCGGGCCGAACATGAGCGGGAAGTCAACGTACATGCGCCAGGCGGCGCTCATCACCCTGCTCGCGCAAGCCGGGAGCTTCGTCCCCGCCCGATCCGCCGAGGTCGGCCTCGTCGACGGCATCTACACCCGCGTCGGGGCGCTGGACGAACTCGCACAGGGGCGCTCGACGTTCATGGTCGAGATGCAGGAACTGAGCAACATCCTCCACTCCGCGACGGAGGACTCGCTGGTCATTCTGGACGAGGTGGGCCGCGGGACCGCGACCTACGACGGCATCTCGATCGCGTGGGCCGCCACGGAGTATCTCCATCGGGGCAACGACCCGCGCACGGAGGGGACCCCTGCCGGCCCCAAAGTACTCTTTGCGACACACTACCACGAACTGACCGCGCTCGGCGACCACCTCGACGGCGTCGCGAACGTCCACGTCGACGCCAAGAAACAGGGCGATGACGTGACGTTCCTGCGGACGGTCAAGGAGGGCGCGGCCGATCGTTCCTACGGTATCAACGTCGCCGAACTCGCGGGCGTCCCCAGCCCAGTGACCGATCGAGCGGACGAGATCCTCGACCGACTCCAGCAGGACAAAGCCATCGACGTGAAGAGCGGCGATTCTGGCTCCCGGCAGGTCGTCTTCGACCTTGAGCAGGCAGAAATCCAGAACGAAGCCCCACCGTCTGGGGAGCAGGCCGGCGCTACGCAGGCAGACGGCGACGACCGATTGACCGAGGCCGAACGCGATGCGGTTCGTGAACTCCGAGAGATGGACGTAAACAGCACCCCCCCGATCGAACTCTCTCAGCGGTTGCAGGAGTTACAGCAACGCCTGAAAGAGGATTGA
- a CDS encoding NUDIX domain-containing protein, protein MTDSFAVTQKAVLLGPNDRLLLLENANGVWEFPGGQLRVGENPITGLKRAIRGTTGLDATVDGPVLNTAWEIEEGGAFAAIYRAHSPTEAATLAGDHVRAVWVEPTEAIERDLNTTQKRAIERAGLL, encoded by the coding sequence GTGACCGACAGCTTCGCCGTCACCCAGAAGGCGGTGCTGCTCGGCCCGAACGACCGCCTGCTGCTGCTCGAGAACGCCAACGGCGTCTGGGAGTTCCCCGGCGGCCAACTCCGCGTCGGCGAGAACCCCATCACCGGCCTGAAGCGCGCGATCCGCGGGACCACCGGGCTCGACGCGACCGTCGACGGCCCGGTCCTGAACACCGCGTGGGAGATCGAGGAGGGCGGCGCCTTCGCCGCCATCTACCGCGCTCACAGCCCGACCGAGGCGGCGACGCTGGCCGGCGACCACGTCCGGGCGGTCTGGGTCGAACCGACCGAAGCCATCGAGCGCGACCTCAACACCACCCAGAAGCGCGCCATCGAGCGTGCGGGGCTGCTCTGA